Proteins co-encoded in one Kutzneria chonburiensis genomic window:
- a CDS encoding dynamin family protein: MTALDVIDEALRQPAIGRRRDLTSRLSRLRGRLADPAIRVVVVGGLKQGKSHLVNALLGTSVCPVADDVASAAPAVIRHADQSWAAVVRPGQQRLDPVDLDRIAEEISGGQVVRAEIGVPRAVLSGGLVIVDTPGVDGLRSEHTSRTLAELAEADAVLAVTDSLTELSPAELQFLRFATTICPNVLGVLTKTDMSPRWRSHLERNRMLLAEAGLAIPLVAVSSVLRERALLTSSQDVNAESGFPALVGYLENTVKAQAGLLARRSASEAILAVTEQVSLGLRAELSTQDPTSLAGLEDAQRAAELLRRQSSRWQNMLMDGMADLMSDVDHDLRERTRIILRHTDQAFDKADPAKTWEQFCDWLADKLTDAVLRNYDWTVERTHWLAQRIAEQFDEESRGTLPDLGLRDPARVLEKMGGLLTPDLAPPGIANKVITGLRGSYSGMLMFGLLTSLMGMPLVNFVSVGAGAVMGAKTLKEERDAQLKRRQAVAKTAVQRHVDELVFQVGKHSRDALRQVQRRLREHFTEQAEQLQDALSDSIRRARELANADIVARNQRNQSITEEINTLVALRQRAQALAITQ; the protein is encoded by the coding sequence ATGACGGCCCTCGATGTGATCGACGAGGCGCTCCGGCAGCCGGCCATCGGCCGCCGGCGCGACCTGACCAGCAGGCTCAGCCGCCTGCGGGGCAGACTCGCCGACCCGGCGATCCGGGTCGTCGTGGTCGGCGGTCTCAAGCAGGGCAAGAGCCACCTGGTCAACGCCCTGCTGGGCACCTCGGTGTGCCCGGTCGCCGACGACGTGGCCAGCGCCGCGCCCGCGGTCATCCGCCACGCCGACCAGTCCTGGGCGGCCGTGGTGCGGCCGGGGCAGCAGCGGCTGGATCCGGTCGACCTCGACCGGATCGCCGAGGAGATCAGCGGCGGGCAGGTGGTCCGGGCCGAGATCGGGGTGCCCCGGGCCGTGCTGTCCGGCGGGCTGGTCATCGTCGACACCCCCGGCGTCGACGGCTTACGGTCCGAGCACACCAGCCGCACGCTGGCCGAGCTGGCTGAGGCCGACGCCGTGCTGGCGGTGACCGACTCGCTGACCGAACTGTCCCCGGCCGAGCTCCAGTTCCTCCGGTTCGCCACCACCATCTGCCCCAACGTGTTGGGCGTGCTGACGAAGACCGACATGAGCCCGCGCTGGCGTTCGCACCTTGAGCGCAACCGGATGCTGCTCGCCGAGGCCGGGCTGGCGATTCCGCTGGTGGCCGTGTCGTCCGTGCTGCGTGAGCGGGCTCTGCTGACCAGCAGCCAGGATGTCAACGCCGAATCCGGTTTTCCCGCCCTGGTGGGATATCTGGAGAACACCGTGAAGGCGCAGGCCGGGCTGCTGGCCCGGCGGTCGGCATCCGAGGCCATCCTGGCCGTGACCGAGCAGGTGTCGCTGGGCCTGCGGGCCGAACTGTCCACACAGGACCCAACGTCCCTCGCCGGCCTCGAGGACGCCCAGCGCGCGGCCGAGCTGCTGCGGCGGCAGTCGTCCCGGTGGCAGAACATGCTGATGGACGGCATGGCCGACCTGATGTCCGATGTGGACCACGATCTTCGCGAGCGGACCCGGATCATCCTGCGGCACACCGACCAGGCCTTCGACAAGGCCGATCCGGCCAAGACGTGGGAGCAGTTCTGCGACTGGCTGGCCGACAAGCTGACCGATGCCGTGCTGCGCAACTACGACTGGACCGTGGAGCGCACGCACTGGCTGGCCCAGCGGATCGCCGAGCAGTTCGACGAGGAGAGCCGGGGCACGCTGCCCGATCTGGGACTGCGGGATCCGGCCCGGGTGCTGGAGAAGATGGGCGGGCTGCTGACGCCCGACCTGGCCCCTCCGGGCATCGCCAACAAGGTGATCACCGGCCTGCGCGGCTCGTACAGCGGCATGCTGATGTTCGGTCTGCTGACCAGCCTGATGGGTATGCCGCTGGTGAACTTCGTGTCGGTCGGCGCCGGCGCGGTGATGGGCGCGAAGACGTTGAAGGAAGAGCGGGACGCCCAGCTCAAACGCCGGCAGGCGGTGGCGAAGACGGCCGTGCAGCGGCATGTCGACGAGCTGGTGTTCCAGGTGGGCAAGCACAGTCGGGACGCGCTGCGGCAGGTGCAGCGGCGGCTGCGGGAGCATTTCACCGAGCAGGCCGAGCAGTTGCAGGACGCGCTGAGCGACTCCATCCGGCGGGCCCGTGAGCTGGCCAATGCCGATATCGTGGCGCGCAATCAGCGCAACCAGTCCATCACGGAGGAGATCAACACGTTGGTGGCGCTCCGGCAGCGTGCCCAGGCCCTGGCGATCACGCAGTGA